One region of Acidovorax sp. T1 genomic DNA includes:
- a CDS encoding ATP-dependent nuclease: MINFANFSDVDVETGESIVIVGENKVGKSNFIRGLQLILDPGLSERDRQLGLEHFWDGLGEDKVGATIEVSVDLTDFTNDPRLMAHLNDCVIDPGPPMVARLTYRFQPKAGLGRAPESLKDYEYVIFGGDDPDMRIGGALRRMLPIDVQVALRDAEKDLASWRNSPLRPLIEDLAASLDDDAREEIQDQVDQAQRELAGHEEVVATAERISERLIAIAGGQHAVPVSLGLAPTRVDALLRSLRLLIDNGVRGVGDASLGTANLIFLALKSLELDRLVSDGERDHTFFVVEEPEAHLHPHVQRLIYRYFLGTGAEDGEEQPPLTTILTTHSPHIASVAPIRSIVLLRHDTAEGKTVAVSTANAPFTQRDEEDLQRYIDVTRGEIFFSRGVILVEGDAERFIVPAFAEVLDIPLDMLGITVCSVGGTNFTPYVKLLGPEGLNIPHVILTDRDPTNGNHPLVRRRLINVLDVIEGGVDHENLDADEVIELAEQYGYFVNENTLEPELFAGGLAQDMQEVIREELPRLRRETLNALQQWVDDPDQVDEDWLLRLIERIGKGRFAQALAPSVSQDVCPAYIRSALEHIRDAIA, encoded by the coding sequence TTGATCAATTTCGCCAATTTCTCGGATGTTGATGTCGAGACGGGGGAAAGTATCGTCATCGTGGGAGAGAACAAGGTTGGCAAGAGCAATTTCATTCGCGGCCTGCAGTTGATCCTTGATCCGGGCTTGTCTGAGCGCGATCGACAACTGGGGCTTGAACATTTCTGGGACGGACTTGGCGAAGACAAGGTTGGTGCGACCATTGAGGTCTCTGTGGATCTAACGGACTTCACAAACGATCCCCGACTGATGGCTCACCTCAACGATTGCGTGATTGATCCTGGCCCACCCATGGTGGCCCGACTCACCTACCGCTTCCAGCCTAAGGCGGGCCTGGGGCGCGCTCCGGAATCGTTGAAGGACTATGAGTATGTGATCTTCGGTGGCGACGATCCCGACATGCGTATCGGCGGCGCACTCCGCCGGATGTTGCCAATAGATGTTCAGGTAGCCCTGCGTGACGCTGAGAAGGACCTTGCGAGCTGGCGCAATTCGCCATTGAGGCCGCTCATTGAGGATCTTGCCGCGTCGTTGGATGATGACGCCCGTGAGGAGATTCAGGATCAGGTCGACCAAGCACAGCGAGAGCTGGCTGGACACGAGGAAGTGGTAGCGACAGCAGAACGGATCAGCGAACGGCTGATCGCCATCGCTGGGGGGCAACATGCCGTTCCGGTATCGCTCGGACTTGCACCAACTAGAGTCGACGCGTTGCTGCGCAGCCTGCGGCTGCTGATCGACAACGGCGTACGCGGAGTCGGCGATGCCAGTTTGGGAACCGCGAACCTGATCTTCCTGGCGCTGAAGAGTCTCGAACTGGACCGCCTCGTTTCCGATGGAGAGCGCGACCACACCTTCTTCGTAGTCGAGGAGCCCGAAGCGCACCTGCACCCGCACGTGCAGCGTCTAATCTATCGTTACTTCCTTGGCACGGGGGCGGAAGATGGTGAGGAACAGCCACCGCTTACGACAATCCTCACAACCCACTCGCCACATATCGCAAGCGTTGCGCCGATCAGATCTATTGTTCTGCTGCGCCATGACACAGCGGAAGGCAAGACTGTCGCGGTCTCGACAGCAAACGCACCTTTCACGCAGCGGGATGAAGAGGATCTTCAACGTTACATTGACGTCACTCGCGGCGAGATTTTCTTTTCTCGGGGGGTGATTCTGGTCGAAGGCGACGCCGAGCGCTTCATCGTTCCCGCGTTTGCCGAGGTACTCGATATTCCCCTCGATATGCTTGGAATCACTGTGTGCTCGGTGGGGGGGACTAACTTCACCCCGTATGTGAAGCTACTGGGCCCTGAAGGACTCAACATTCCCCATGTGATCCTGACGGACCGGGATCCAACCAATGGTAATCATCCATTGGTTCGCAGGCGGCTTATCAATGTCCTTGACGTGATTGAGGGCGGTGTCGATCACGAAAACTTGGATGCGGATGAAGTGATCGAGCTTGCCGAGCAGTACGGATACTTCGTCAACGAGAACACGTTGGAGCCCGAACTATTTGCAGGTGGACTGGCGCAGGACATGCAGGAGGTAATTCGGGAGGAACTGCCGCGATTAAGGAGAGAAACTCTGAATGCCTTGCAGCAGTGGGTGGACGATCCTGATCAGGTTGATGAAGACTGGCTGCTCAGATTGATCGAGAGGATCGGAAAGGGGAGGTTTGCGCAGGCACTTGCACCGTCGGTGTCACAGGACGTTTGTCCGGCTTACATTCGTTCCGCTCTGGAGCATATCCGTGACGCCATCGCGTAG
- the pilL2 gene encoding PFGI-1 class ICE element type IV pilus protein PilL2 — protein MCPSPPWFHHPERRLLAGVLGLLWSVLAGGCATTTAPPAPDAIEEVSAAPEPEAPEYIPVVRYGRYTLVELAPRAAQRDLLLQTIDVSMPEDARATVGDGLRHVLKRSGYSLCQTAHAVIELYALPLPAAHLHLGPMTLRDALLTLAGPAWELHADDRARQICFERPADSAVIEPASEPPAAEAVQTFPLEPSVSGGQP, from the coding sequence ATGTGCCCCTCTCCACCTTGGTTTCACCATCCCGAACGCCGCCTGCTGGCTGGAGTCCTCGGCCTGCTCTGGTCGGTGCTGGCTGGCGGCTGCGCTACGACGACTGCGCCGCCCGCACCTGATGCCATCGAGGAAGTCTCGGCCGCGCCCGAACCCGAGGCGCCCGAGTACATCCCCGTCGTGCGCTACGGTCGCTACACGCTGGTCGAGCTGGCACCCAGAGCGGCGCAGCGCGACCTGCTGTTGCAGACCATCGACGTGTCCATGCCCGAAGATGCCCGTGCCACCGTCGGCGATGGGCTGCGGCATGTGCTCAAGCGTAGCGGTTACAGCCTGTGCCAGACGGCACACGCGGTAATCGAGCTGTACGCGCTGCCGCTGCCGGCGGCGCACCTGCACCTCGGCCCCATGACCTTGCGCGATGCGCTGCTCACGCTGGCTGGCCCGGCCTGGGAACTGCACGCGGATGACCGCGCACGGCAAATCTGCTTCGAACGGCCCGCCGACAGCGCGGTCATCGAACCCGCATCCGAGCCACCCGCCGCCGAGGCGGTGCAGACGTTCCCGCTGGAGCCTTCGGTTTCGGGAGGCCAGCCATGA
- a CDS encoding TIGR03759 family integrating conjugative element protein, producing the protein MKPSILLFAVLVASSQWPAWAQQPATTPARNAQSQERPLAARVLDDRVATEWGLQPQEWARYRELMDGPLGIYSPNLDPLSALGIEARTDEERRRYAELQVQVEARRVEKLLAYQRAYDEAWQRLNPGMQRVNLPDDKPGAGTSSSPLRGSGRMAVFVKDGCAACGQLVQRLQSSGAEFDLYMVGSRQDDARIRDWAKRAQIDPARVRAGSITLNHDGGRWLSLGLPGDLPAAVREVNGQWQRQP; encoded by the coding sequence ATGAAGCCGTCGATCCTCCTTTTCGCGGTCCTGGTGGCGTCGTCGCAATGGCCCGCCTGGGCGCAGCAGCCCGCAACGACCCCGGCGCGCAACGCACAGAGCCAGGAGCGCCCGCTGGCCGCCCGCGTGCTGGACGACCGGGTGGCAACCGAATGGGGCTTGCAGCCACAAGAATGGGCACGCTACCGCGAGCTGATGGATGGGCCGCTGGGTATCTACTCGCCCAACCTGGACCCGCTGTCCGCCCTGGGCATCGAAGCTCGCACGGACGAAGAACGGCGCCGCTATGCGGAACTGCAGGTGCAGGTGGAAGCGCGCCGCGTCGAGAAGCTGCTCGCCTACCAGCGCGCCTACGACGAGGCCTGGCAGCGCCTGAATCCGGGGATGCAGCGCGTGAACCTGCCCGACGACAAGCCGGGCGCCGGCACATCCAGCAGTCCCTTGCGCGGCAGCGGCCGCATGGCGGTGTTCGTCAAGGACGGCTGCGCAGCCTGCGGACAGCTCGTGCAGCGCCTGCAATCCTCGGGCGCGGAGTTCGACCTGTACATGGTGGGCAGCCGCCAGGATGACGCGCGCATCCGCGACTGGGCCAAGCGCGCGCAGATCGACCCGGCGCGCGTGCGCGCCGGCAGCATCACGCTCAACCACGACGGCGGCCGCTGGCTGTCGCTGGGCCTGCCCGGCGATCTGCCCGCCGCCGTGCGCGAAGTGAACGGCCAATGGCAGCGCCAGCCGTAG
- a CDS encoding transglycosylase SLT domain-containing protein — MAAPAVAMPLRALVLTAGLYAVAALAQEVPPPAYQLAAQRAGIPSTVLYAVALQESGIRRNGRLVPWPWSLNVAGQSRRFATRADACAGLQQAMRATPHTRIDAGLGQINLGYHKHRFTGACDLLDPYRNLAVAAEILKEQHTPGEDWLLAIGRYHRPAGGEPAARYRRSVSRHLARVQGTRPAAAVLAARQETSP; from the coding sequence ATGGCAGCGCCAGCCGTAGCCATGCCCCTGCGCGCACTGGTGCTCACTGCCGGCCTGTATGCCGTTGCCGCCCTGGCCCAGGAGGTTCCGCCACCGGCTTACCAGCTTGCCGCCCAGCGCGCAGGCATCCCCTCGACCGTGCTCTACGCCGTGGCCTTGCAGGAGAGCGGCATCCGGCGCAACGGGCGCCTGGTGCCGTGGCCGTGGTCCCTCAACGTCGCCGGCCAGTCGCGCCGCTTCGCCACGCGCGCCGACGCCTGCGCTGGCCTGCAGCAGGCGATGCGCGCCACGCCGCACACGCGCATTGATGCGGGCCTGGGCCAGATCAACCTCGGTTACCACAAGCACCGCTTTACCGGCGCGTGCGACCTGCTGGATCCGTATCGCAACCTGGCCGTTGCCGCCGAGATCCTGAAGGAGCAGCACACCCCCGGCGAGGACTGGCTGCTGGCGATCGGCCGCTACCACCGCCCCGCAGGCGGCGAGCCCGCCGCCCGCTATCGGCGCAGCGTGTCGCGCCACCTTGCCCGCGTGCAGGGCACGCGACCAGCCGCCGCGGTCCTCGCGGCGCGCCAGGAGACCTCCCCATGA
- a CDS encoding integrating conjugative element protein: MTKPHPAHLAFTGLLMLLSGLPLASRAGEPLIVVEDRGGTSALPYYEALNLQPRANAPARPSIPTPQLPATPADEAAMLPVRSAKLTPGTVARRVIEAPGLRPFVVIGDDEASRAWLQRRAAALRERGAVGLVVNVETAQGLARLRALAPGLPLAPVASDDLADRLGLRHYPALITATGIEQ, encoded by the coding sequence ATGACGAAACCCCATCCCGCCCATCTCGCGTTCACGGGCCTACTCATGCTGCTGTCAGGCCTGCCGCTGGCCTCGCGTGCCGGCGAGCCACTGATCGTTGTCGAGGACCGTGGCGGCACGTCGGCATTGCCGTACTACGAAGCCCTGAATCTCCAGCCGCGCGCCAACGCACCGGCGCGGCCGTCCATCCCGACGCCCCAGCTTCCTGCCACACCGGCGGACGAAGCCGCGATGCTGCCGGTGCGCAGCGCCAAGCTCACGCCTGGCACCGTCGCGCGGCGTGTGATTGAAGCGCCCGGCCTGCGGCCGTTCGTGGTCATCGGCGACGACGAGGCTTCCCGGGCCTGGTTGCAGCGCCGCGCCGCCGCTTTGCGCGAACGTGGCGCGGTCGGCCTGGTGGTCAACGTCGAGACCGCGCAGGGCCTGGCGCGGCTGCGCGCGCTGGCGCCAGGCTTGCCGCTCGCCCCCGTTGCCAGCGACGACCTGGCCGATCGCCTGGGCCTGCGGCACTACCCGGCGCTGATCACGGCCACTGGCATCGAGCAATGA
- the traD gene encoding type IV conjugative transfer system coupling protein TraD — MSGKQPVEVLLRPAVELYTIAACAGAAFLCLVAPWSLALSPSMGVGSALAFGAYGAIRYRDARVILRYRHNIRRLPRYVMTSKDVPVSQQRLFVGRGFLWEQKHTHRLMQTYRPEFRRYVEPTPAYRLARRLEERLEFAPFPLSRLPALTGWDVPFNPVRPLPPVGGLPRLHGIEPDEVDVSLPLGERVGHSLVLGTTRVGKTRLAELFVTQDIRRKNAAGEHEVVIVIDPKGDADLLKRMYAEAQRAGREGEFYVFHLGWPDISARYNAVGRFGRISEVATRVAGQLSGEGNSAAFREFAWRFVNIIARALVELGQRPDYMLIQRHVINIDALFIEYAQHYFAKTEPKAWEVIVQIEAKLNEKNIPRNMIGREKRVVALEQYLSQARNYDPVLDGLRSAVRYDKTYFDKIVASLLPLLEKLTSGKISQLLAPNYSDLADPRPIFDWMQVIRKRAVVYVGLDALSDAEVAAAVGNSMFSDLVSVAGHIYKHGIDDGLPGATAGARVPINVHADEFNELMGDEFIPLINKGGGAGLQVTAYTQTLSDIEARIGNRAKAGQVIGNFNNLFMLRVRETATAELLTRQLPKVEVYTTTIVSGATDSSDIRGATDFTSNTQDRISMSSVPMIEPSHVVGLPKGQCFALLQGGQLWKVRMPLPAPDPDEVMPADLQQLAGYMRQSYSEATQWWEFTSSPALQDAALPDDLLDDAAAAEPDAVATGADDGAGNEAVP; from the coding sequence ATGTCGGGGAAACAGCCGGTCGAGGTTCTGCTACGCCCAGCGGTGGAGCTATACACCATCGCGGCGTGTGCAGGCGCCGCGTTTCTGTGCCTGGTGGCCCCATGGTCGCTCGCGCTGAGCCCTTCGATGGGCGTCGGCAGCGCCTTGGCATTCGGTGCCTACGGCGCGATCCGCTACCGCGATGCCCGCGTCATTCTGCGCTACCGGCACAACATCCGCCGCCTGCCGCGGTACGTGATGACGAGCAAGGACGTGCCGGTCAGCCAGCAGCGCTTGTTCGTGGGGCGCGGGTTTCTCTGGGAGCAGAAGCACACCCATAGGCTGATGCAGACGTACCGGCCGGAGTTTCGCCGCTACGTCGAGCCGACGCCGGCCTACCGGCTGGCCAGGCGCCTGGAGGAACGGCTGGAGTTCGCGCCGTTCCCGCTGTCCCGGCTGCCCGCGCTCACGGGCTGGGACGTGCCTTTCAACCCCGTGCGCCCGTTGCCGCCTGTCGGCGGCCTGCCGCGCCTGCATGGCATCGAGCCCGACGAGGTGGACGTCAGCCTGCCGCTGGGGGAGCGCGTCGGACACTCGCTGGTGTTGGGCACCACGCGGGTGGGCAAGACGCGGCTGGCCGAGTTGTTCGTCACGCAGGACATCCGCCGCAAGAACGCCGCAGGCGAGCACGAGGTCGTGATCGTCATCGACCCCAAGGGGGACGCGGACCTGCTCAAGCGGATGTATGCCGAGGCCCAGCGCGCGGGCCGTGAAGGCGAGTTTTACGTCTTCCACTTGGGCTGGCCGGACATTTCGGCGCGCTACAACGCGGTGGGCCGCTTCGGCCGCATCAGCGAAGTGGCGACCCGGGTGGCGGGGCAGCTCTCCGGCGAAGGCAACAGCGCGGCGTTCCGCGAGTTCGCATGGCGCTTCGTGAACATCATTGCCCGCGCCCTGGTGGAGCTGGGGCAGCGCCCGGACTACATGCTGATCCAGCGGCACGTCATCAACATCGACGCGCTGTTCATCGAGTACGCCCAGCACTACTTCGCCAAGACTGAGCCCAAAGCCTGGGAGGTGATCGTCCAGATCGAGGCCAAGCTCAACGAGAAGAACATCCCGCGCAACATGATCGGGCGCGAGAAGCGCGTGGTGGCGCTGGAACAGTACCTCTCCCAGGCCCGCAACTACGACCCGGTTCTCGACGGCCTGCGCTCGGCGGTTCGCTACGACAAGACGTATTTCGACAAGATCGTCGCGTCGTTGCTGCCGCTGCTGGAGAAGCTCACCAGCGGGAAGATTTCCCAGCTTTTGGCCCCAAATTATTCCGACCTGGCCGACCCGCGCCCGATCTTCGATTGGATGCAGGTCATCCGAAAGCGCGCAGTCGTCTATGTGGGTCTGGACGCGCTATCCGACGCCGAGGTTGCCGCAGCGGTCGGCAATTCGATGTTCAGCGATCTCGTGTCGGTCGCCGGGCACATCTACAAGCACGGGATCGACGATGGCCTCCCGGGCGCAACGGCCGGTGCGCGCGTGCCCATCAACGTTCATGCCGATGAATTCAATGAATTGATGGGCGATGAATTCATCCCGCTAATCAACAAGGGCGGCGGTGCCGGCCTGCAAGTCACGGCGTACACGCAGACGCTCTCGGACATCGAGGCCCGCATCGGCAACCGCGCGAAGGCCGGTCAGGTGATCGGTAACTTCAACAACCTGTTCATGCTCAGGGTCAGGGAGACGGCCACGGCCGAACTGCTGACGAGGCAGTTGCCGAAGGTCGAGGTCTATACCACCACCATCGTCTCCGGCGCGACCGATAGCTCGGACATCCGTGGGGCGACGGATTTCACCAGCAACACGCAGGACCGCATCAGCATGTCCAGCGTGCCGATGATCGAGCCGTCGCACGTCGTTGGACTGCCCAAAGGCCAATGCTTCGCGCTGCTGCAGGGCGGCCAGCTTTGGAAGGTACGCATGCCGCTGCCGGCGCCGGACCCGGATGAAGTGATGCCGGCGGACCTGCAGCAACTGGCCGGGTACATGCGCCAGAGCTACAGCGAGGCCACGCAGTGGTGGGAGTTCACCAGCTCGCCGGCCTTGCAGGATGCGGCCTTGCCCGACGACCTGCTGGACGATGCCGCTGCGGCCGAGCCCGACGCGGTGGCCACCGGCGCCGACGATGGCGCGGGCAACGAGGCCGTGCCATGA
- a CDS encoding TIGR03747 family integrating conjugative element membrane protein: protein MKDAASTAQREQNQRQGLIVGTLTLPFRLLGVLIGSLLFSIVVECVGMHLFWKDQGWRHSQQMLQYELGHLSSHFTRSVVVQEPGRTAHELVDTGYEWVFVRSGLLEHMSQTAERARAPSHGQTHNFRYWISQVYVWTESYLIAAAFTTLTFLVRLLVLVLTLPLILTAAFVGLIDGLVRRDVRRFGAGRESGFIYHRAKASLMPLAVLPWVTYLALPISVHPLVILLPSAALLGMAVSLTAGSFKKYL, encoded by the coding sequence ATGAAGGATGCCGCCTCGACCGCGCAGCGGGAGCAGAACCAACGCCAAGGCTTGATCGTCGGCACCCTCACCTTACCGTTCCGGTTACTCGGGGTGCTGATCGGCTCGCTGCTGTTCTCGATCGTGGTGGAGTGCGTCGGCATGCACCTGTTCTGGAAGGACCAGGGCTGGCGCCACTCCCAGCAGATGCTGCAGTACGAACTCGGGCACCTGTCCAGCCACTTCACGCGCAGCGTGGTCGTACAGGAGCCGGGACGGACGGCGCACGAGCTGGTGGACACCGGATACGAATGGGTGTTCGTGCGCTCGGGGCTGCTGGAGCACATGAGCCAGACCGCCGAGCGCGCCCGAGCGCCCAGCCACGGGCAGACCCACAACTTCCGCTACTGGATCAGCCAGGTCTATGTCTGGACCGAGAGCTACCTGATCGCTGCGGCCTTCACGACGCTCACCTTCCTGGTGCGCCTGCTGGTCTTGGTGCTCACGCTGCCGCTGATCCTCACGGCGGCATTCGTCGGCCTGATTGACGGCCTGGTGCGACGGGATGTGCGCCGGTTCGGCGCGGGCCGCGAATCCGGCTTCATCTACCACCGCGCGAAGGCCAGCCTGATGCCGTTGGCCGTGCTGCCTTGGGTCACCTATCTCGCTCTGCCCATATCGGTGCATCCTCTGGTCATCCTGCTGCCCAGCGCGGCGTTGCTGGGGATGGCAGTTAGCCTGACCGCAGGCAGCTTCAAGAAGTACTTATGA